A genome region from Hoplias malabaricus isolate fHopMal1 chromosome 8, fHopMal1.hap1, whole genome shotgun sequence includes the following:
- the prr18 gene encoding proline-rich protein 18, whose translation MPFPPINLHSPGKELFRKKKPSSSAVPPPSLLGHKQKTRAEKEDAEQDSGKLSTSWPSANLKQLGRKQQQLQHQQAAKFSAESAAPLPEADGKMKGSSWNGVKPVSGSCESEQRSSSGELRFSLSLTPEAVLVLQKRNLEKQMLAKQQKCCGSADFRHRRVFPSKRPQGGSRGSAPAARPPEGPADISAIVKISLLNEQHKYDDVEYEEEDGDVDETVVRKCKEWLKGVESAAAFSKVDKLSALPHLKSC comes from the coding sequence ATGCCCTTTCCGCCTATAAACCTGCATTCTCCGGGGAAGGAACTCTTTAGGAAAAAGAAGCCGAGCTCCAGCGCCGTCCCTCCGCCGTCTCTGCTCggacacaaacaaaaaacaagggCGGAGAAAGAGGACGCCGAGCAGGACAGCGGTAAACTGTCCACGTCCTGGCCCTCGGCAAACCTGAAGCAGCTGGGACGAAAACAACAACAGCTACAGCATCAACAGGCGGCTAAATTTTCGGCAGAGAGTGCGGCCCCGCTCCCGGAGGCAGACGGTAAGATGAAGGGCTCGTCCTGGAATGGTGTGAAGCCGGTGAGCGGCTCGTGTGAGAGCGAGCAGCGCTCGAGCTCAGGGGAGCTGCGCTTCTCCCTCAGCCTCACCCCCGAGGCCGTGCTCGTCCTCCAGAAACGGAACCTGGAGAAACAGATGCTCGCCAAGCAGCAGAAATGCTGCGGCTCCGCGGACTTCAGACACCGCCGGGTTTTCCCCTCAAAGCGACCTCAGGGCGGTTCTCGGGGGTCGGCGCCGGCCGCCAGGCCTCCGGAGGGACCCGCCGACATCAGCGCAATCGTGAAGATCTCACTCCTTAACGAGCAGCACAAGTACGACGACGTGGAGTACGAGGAGGAGGACGGAGATGTAGACGAAACCGTGGTGAGAAAATGTAAAGAGTGGCTAAAGGGCGTGGAGAGCGCCGCCGCCTTCAGTAAAGTGGATAAACTCTCGGCGCTGCCGCATCTCAAGAGCTGCTGA